A genomic region of Micromonospora sp. NBRC 110009 contains the following coding sequences:
- the idi gene encoding isopentenyl-diphosphate Delta-isomerase has protein sequence MTAREGHLVELVDDAGQVLGAATVSAAHQPPGRLHRAFSVLLVDPQGRTLLQQRAAAKTRFPLRWANSCCGHPLPGQSPVEAANRRLAEELGIGPVDLTEVGVYVYYAEDPATGRVEFEYDHVLRAEVPADLASRPDPDEVAALRWVDPRELEADLDADPRAYAPWLGGVVNRLLRPARPAGEAPGAVPADEAPERPGGR, from the coding sequence ATGACCGCCCGCGAGGGACACCTGGTCGAGCTGGTCGACGACGCCGGGCAGGTGCTCGGCGCGGCGACCGTGTCCGCCGCCCACCAGCCGCCCGGTCGGCTGCACCGGGCGTTCTCGGTGCTCCTGGTCGACCCGCAGGGCCGGACCCTGCTCCAGCAGCGGGCCGCCGCGAAGACCCGGTTCCCGCTGCGCTGGGCCAACTCCTGCTGCGGGCACCCGCTGCCGGGCCAGTCGCCGGTCGAGGCGGCCAACCGCCGCCTCGCCGAGGAACTCGGCATCGGCCCGGTCGACCTCACCGAGGTCGGGGTGTACGTCTACTACGCCGAGGACCCGGCGACCGGCCGCGTCGAGTTCGAGTACGACCACGTGCTCCGTGCCGAGGTGCCCGCCGACCTGGCCAGCCGGCCGGATCCCGACGAGGTGGCCGCCCTGCGCTGGGTCGACCCGCGCGAACTGGAGGCCGACCTCGACGCCGACCCGCGCGCGTACGCGCCGTGGCTCGGCGGGGTGGTGAACCGGCTGCTGCGGCCGGCGCGGCCCGCCGGCGAGGCGCCCGGCGCCGTCCCGGCCGACGAGGCACCGGAGCGGCCGGGTGGCCGATGA
- a CDS encoding MerR family transcriptional regulator, with protein MADEALSAGAVARRLGVAVTTLRTWHQRYGLGPSQHVPGQHRRYTPADLARLEIMRRLTAEGVTPAEAARWARQASGASPVGLRTRRPGDTRDGGGTTIPVGRAGPLARGLARAAMRLDPVAIGETIAHALDTDGVVATWDGLLRPVLAGIGERHAATAGLIEVEHLMSRSVSEAFATVARARPPAGPARILLSCADEEQHTLPLEALAAALAEAGVGYRLLGARVPEAALLEAVARTGPAAVVLWSHTPATADPHQLAALLAAPRRPLLVLAAGPGWRAETLPAGVARPVDLTEAVSLALAVRDSLDQSAAG; from the coding sequence GTGGCCGATGAGGCGCTGAGCGCGGGGGCCGTCGCGCGCCGGCTGGGGGTCGCGGTCACCACGCTGCGCACCTGGCACCAGCGCTACGGTCTCGGTCCCAGCCAGCACGTACCGGGACAGCACCGGCGCTACACGCCGGCCGATCTCGCGCGCCTCGAGATCATGCGGCGGCTCACCGCCGAGGGGGTCACCCCGGCCGAGGCGGCCCGCTGGGCGCGGCAGGCATCCGGGGCCAGCCCGGTCGGCCTCAGGACGCGGCGTCCAGGCGACACCCGGGACGGCGGCGGGACGACCATTCCCGTCGGCCGGGCCGGGCCGCTCGCCCGGGGCCTGGCCCGCGCCGCCATGCGGCTGGACCCGGTGGCCATCGGCGAGACGATCGCGCACGCCCTCGACACCGACGGTGTGGTGGCGACCTGGGACGGCCTGCTCCGGCCGGTGCTCGCCGGCATCGGCGAGCGGCACGCCGCCACCGCCGGGCTGATCGAGGTGGAACACCTGATGTCCCGCTCCGTCTCCGAGGCGTTCGCCACGGTGGCCCGGGCGCGGCCGCCCGCCGGGCCGGCCCGGATCCTGCTCTCCTGCGCCGACGAGGAGCAGCACACCCTGCCGCTCGAGGCGCTGGCCGCCGCCCTCGCCGAGGCCGGGGTGGGCTACCGCCTGCTGGGGGCGCGGGTGCCGGAGGCGGCCCTGCTCGAGGCGGTCGCCCGGACCGGACCGGCGGCCGTCGTGCTCTGGTCGCACACCCCGGCCACCGCCGATCCCCACCAGCTCGCCGCGCTGCTCGCCGCCCCGCGCCGGCCGCTGCTGGTGCTCGCGGCGGGGCCGGGCTGGCGGGCCGAAACCCTGCCCGCCGGTGTGGCCCGCCCGGTGGACCTGACCGAGGCGGTCTCGCTGGCGCTGGCCGTCCGGGACTCGCTGGACCAGTCCGCGGCCGGCTGA
- a CDS encoding polysaccharide deacetylase family protein, with protein sequence MRPRAALALALGLVLFLTGCGDPGKTQSRAGGPPAATATPKPKATPQPHPSRTTRPKLRPLPRTLPAGLRRSSGDRGIALTFDDGPDPRWTPQVLAQLRAAHVTATFCLIGRQARRYPQLVARIVREGHQLCNHSWRHDLNLGRRPVAEIRADLLRTNQAIRAAVPHARIAWFRQPGGRWTPEEVTVARQLGMRSLHWSVDPQDWDEPTAATIIKRVESAARPGSIVLMHDGGGDRSQTMAACRQLIPDLNRRFRISRLR encoded by the coding sequence ATGCGTCCACGCGCCGCGCTGGCGCTCGCCCTCGGCCTGGTCCTCTTCCTGACCGGCTGCGGCGACCCCGGCAAGACCCAGTCCCGGGCCGGCGGCCCGCCGGCGGCCACGGCGACCCCGAAACCGAAGGCGACCCCCCAGCCGCACCCGAGCCGCACCACCCGGCCGAAGCTGCGTCCGTTGCCGAGGACGCTGCCCGCCGGCCTCCGCCGGAGCAGCGGCGACCGGGGGATCGCGCTGACCTTCGACGACGGGCCGGACCCACGGTGGACGCCGCAGGTGCTCGCCCAGTTGCGGGCGGCCCACGTCACCGCGACGTTCTGCTTGATCGGCCGGCAGGCCCGGCGCTACCCGCAGCTGGTGGCGCGGATCGTCCGCGAGGGCCACCAACTCTGCAACCACAGCTGGCGGCACGACCTCAACCTGGGCCGCCGGCCGGTCGCCGAGATCCGCGCCGACCTGCTCCGCACCAACCAGGCGATCCGGGCGGCCGTGCCGCACGCGCGGATCGCGTGGTTCCGCCAGCCCGGCGGCCGGTGGACCCCGGAGGAGGTGACCGTGGCCCGCCAGCTGGGCATGCGGTCGCTGCACTGGAGCGTCGACCCGCAGGACTGGGACGAGCCGACCGCGGCGACGATCATCAAGCGGGTGGAGTCGGCCGCCCGCCCCGGCTCGATCGTGCTGATGCACGACGGGGGCGGCGACCGGAGCCAGACGATGGCCGCCTGCCGGCAGCTGATTCCCGACCTCAACCGGCGGTTCCGGATCTCCCGGCTCCGGTGA